The following coding sequences are from one Plasmodium sp. gorilla clade G2 genome assembly, chromosome: 1 window:
- a CDS encoding merozoite-associated tryptophan-rich antigen, putative: MVLENKWENINENINPEYKTNLLHISLTWNEEQWGNWAYNTLKCFLENDWNILIKEITEQINTHIDQRWIKWLHEQNSIWLSNDWIIDENAFWENMIKLDSSKYAWTQEVKQYFIKWNERTNHQNFMWNNWIHNKNKIINHIKKDNLDDWTKDKYDSFNKWREIFLQELDNYQKWKKLAK, from the exons ATGGTTTTAg aaaataaatgggaaaatattaatgaaaatataaacccagaatataaaacaaatttattacatatatcatTAACATGGAATGAAGAACAATGGGGAAACTGGGCTTATAATACTTTAAAATGTTTTCTTGAAAATGATTGGAATATCTTGATAAAAGAAATTACAGAACAAATTAATACACATATTGATCAACGATGGATAAAATGGCTACATGAACAAAATTCCATTTGGCTTTCCAATGATTGGATTATTGATGAAAATGCATTCTGggaaaatatgataaaactTGATTCATCAAAATATGCATGGACACAGGAAGTTAAACAATACTTTATTAAATGGAATGAAAGAACAAATCATCAAAACTTTATGTGGAATAATTggatacataataaaaacaaaataattaatcatattaaaaaagataatcTGGATGATTGGACAAAGGATAAATATGATTCCTTTAATAAATGGAGAGAAATATTTCTTCAAGAATTGGATAACTACCAAAAGTGGAAAAAGCTAgctaaataa
- a CDS encoding serine/threonine protein kinase, FIKK family, putative — translation MLNMLQKKKTLFLRSILIKFIIIFFWGILYLFFCNVDLFESKRTNHFELIVKGSRYLAENRKESEKVNDKLNNNNVDNFRVRGNENGCAINIEETSINNCEGKNKLMVGCTKGLKKLWNKISCNSLYDENIDSNNDNKYNNMNDSACNNNNDLLKKETQEKSVNVKKVDDDSIISSDINKNCLYEKNNINEEHDSKNIYNWDLGRKSLEKLLGCSKNFSINGVNYENWDIIQIPTCGASRIKEKCQKMYKVVIKSKGKDGIVGNNKKMGNCNNFDNIKGNDNEEDDEIKLFMKKVPIDIWVKQYDLMRKYDGEYLSVGENFVMESVVLAFLNEHHPGIAPKFYKFLYEPDMNYDINNNCDEKRNSNVHIDSNLDTFNESLREEVNNNKKGYVVMISEFFGEDVFDYTISEKERLETEEWFKDVNKILYKSLKLLISLHNAGICHLDLTPENILITKNFDMRLCDFGKSAPLYTTKLRHTKEMNKQIFFESCQPNIGKNPNTPPECWDLFLKYESLDVDDPLEYLKTIIDPEERKMYYYDVRSADKYMLGIFFIFLWNDGYLWNSAEVEDDDYSQFVKSGMNFDSYELTKNWPRGLKVILKQLLDENYRKNLNLNDLLIHPWWSY, via the exons ATGCTAAATATgttacagaaaaaaaaaaccttaTTTTTAAGatctatattaattaaatttattattatatttttttggggaatattatatctttttttttgc aatgTAGACCTTTTTGAGAGTAAGCGAACTAATCATTTTGAATTAATCGTGAAAGGGTCACGATATTTAGCTGAAAATAGAAAAGAATCTGAGAAAGTAAATGATAaacttaataataataatgttgatAATTTCAGAGTTAGAGGAAATGAAAATGGGTGTGCTATAAATATTGAAGAAACGAGTATAAATAATTGtgaaggaaaaaataaattgatGGTAGGGTGTACAAAaggtttaaaaaaattgtggAATAAAATTAGTTGTAATTCtttatatgatgaaaatatcgattctaataatgataataagtATAATAACATGAACGATAGTgcttgtaataataataatgatttattaaaaaaagaaacacaAGAAAAAAGTGTGAATGTTAAAAAAGTTGATGATGATAGTATTATATCtagtgatataaataaaaattgtttgtatgagaaaaataatataaacgaAGAACAtgattcaaaaaatatttataactgGGATTTAGGTAGAAAATCCTTAGAGAAATTATTAGGTTGTTCAAAAAATTTTAGTATAAATGGAGTTAATTATGAAAACTGGGACATTATTCAAATACCTACATGCGGGGCATCTAGgattaaagaaaaatgtcAAAAGATGTATAAGGTGGTTATAAAATCTAAGGGAAAGGATGGTATAGTgggtaataataaaaaaatggggaattgtaataattttgataatattaaaggaaatgataatgaagaggatgatgaaataaaattatttatgaaaaaagtACCTATTGATATATGGGTAAAGCAATATGATTTAATGAGAAAATATGATGGAGAATATTTATCAGTAGGGGAGAATTTTGTAATGGAGAGTGTAGTATTAGCATTTTTAAATGAGCATCATCCAGGTATAGCACCAAAATTTTATAAGTTTTTATATGAACCAGATATGAactatgatataaataataattgtgaTGAAAAGCGAAACAGTAATGTCCATATAGATAGCAATTTAGATACATTTAATGAATCACTAAGAGAAgaagtaaataataataagaaaggTTATGTTGTTATGATATCCGAATTCTTTGGTGAAGATGTTTTTGATTATACCATTAGTGAAAAGGAACGATTGGAAACAGAGGAATGGTTTAAAGATGTAAAtaagatattatataaatcattgaaattattaataagttTACATAATGCTGGTATATGTCATCTTGATTTAACAcctgaaaatattttaattacaaaaaatttCGATATGAGATTATGTGATTTTGGTAAAAGTGCACCATTATATACGACAAAATTAAGACATACAAAAGAAATGAATAAGCAGattttttttgaatcatGCCAACCAAATATTGGAAAAAATCCAAACACTCCCCCAGAATGTTgggatttatttttaaaatacgaATCATTAGATGTTGATGATCCTttagaatatttaaaaacaatTATAGATCcagaagaaagaaaaatgtattattatgatgtAAGAAGTGCTGATAAATATATGCttggtatattttttatcttcttGTGGAATGATGGATATTTATGGAATTCAGCAGAAGTGGAAGATGATGACTACTCTCAGTTTGTAAAGAGTGGAATGAATTTTGATTCCTATgaattaacaaaaaattGGCCACGAGGTTTAAAGGTCATCCTCAAG caATTATTAGATGAAAACTATAGGAAGAATTTAAATCTTAATGATCTACTTATACATCCTTGGTGGTCTTATTAG
- a CDS encoding merozoite-associated tryptophan-rich antigen, putative yields the protein MIFHKCFKVCSLSCAILWGIVTSSIIQPDKQQEKDQLSNHFISTEQLLDISEKWKALEWNNWFSRMENEWENLNLVLQNDKRNILQDRHSNWKEWIQHLENKWENINENINPEYKTNLLHISLTWNEEQWGNWAYNTLKCFLENDWNILIKEITEQINTHIDQRWIKWLHEQNSIWLSNDWIIDENAFWENMIKLDSSKYAWTQEVKQYFIKWNERTNHQNFMWNNWIHNKNKIINHIKKDNLDDWTKDKYDSFNKWREIFLQDWITSQKWKKLAK from the exons ATGATATTTCATAAATGCTTTAAAGTTTGTTCACTCTCTTGTGCTATTTTATGGGGCATAGTCACTTCATcg ATCATTCAACCAGACAAACAACAAGAAAAAGATCAATTAAGCAATCATTTTATTTCTACTGAACAATTACTAGATATTTCAGAAAAGTGGAAAGCGTTAGAATGGAATAATTGGTTTAGCCGTATGGAAAATGAATGGGAAAATTTAAATCTTGTATTACAAAATGATAAACGAAATATATTACAAGATAGACATAGTAATTGGAAAGAATGGATTCAAcatttagaaaataaatgggaaaatattaatgaaaatataaacccagaatataaaacaaatttattacatatatcatTAACATGGAATGAAGAACAATGGGGAAACTGGGCTTATAATACTTTAAAATGTTTTCTTGAGAATGATTGGAATATCTTGATAAAAGAAATTACAGAACAAATTAATACACATATTGATCAACGATGGATAAAATGGCTACATGAACAAAATTCCATTTGGCTTTCCAATGATTGGATTATTGATGAAAATGCATTCTGggaaaatatgataaaactTGATTCATCAAAATATGCATGGACACAGGAAGTTAAACAATACTTTATTAAATGGAATGAAAGAACAAATCATCAAAACTTTATGTGGAATAATTggatacataataaaaacaaaataattaatcatattaaaaaagataatcTGGATGATTGGACAAAGGATAAATATGATTCCTTTAATAAATGGAGAGAAATATTTCTTCAAGATTGGATAACTAGCCAAAAGTGGAAAAAGCTAgctaaataa